The genomic segment GGCCTCCCTTCCTGCCCACTTTGACAACAAGTGGGAGGTTACATATAACTTGAAAGACTGGACAGACTGGGGCTTTTTTCCCCAGGAAAGGAAAGGCAGAGATGGGTAAGCCAATCTTTTAAGATTGCGAAAGGGTctgttagaattatagaatccctacagtgcacaggaggccattcgacccatcgagtctgcaccgaccctccaaaagagcaccctacccagaccacTCGCCTGCCCAATCTCCACaagctaatctgcacatccctcgacagtaaggggcaatttagcatggccaatccaccctaaccttcacatctttggactgtgggagaaaaccggagcccccggaggaaacccacgcagacacagggagaacgtgcagactccgcacagacagccaacCGGTGTTGACGGTTGCCTAAAGAGTCcacaattcctcctccatctcccagTGCCCGGCATTTTGGTGACCAATAGGCATTGAATTGTTCCCCGACTCCTGCAGGAAACCCTCTCGCTTTTACTGCCGGCCTTCAGGCGCGTTGGGAGAGATTTGCAGGCCGAGAATCAGTCCCTTTGATCAGGTCATGAGCATCAGATCCTGGCGAGGGACCCGAGCCAGAAGCCTCCTgaccttggcaatgtggaggagcagagagatcttggggtctatgttcatagatctttgaaagttgccactcaagtggatagagctgtgaagaaggcctatggtgtgctggcgttcattagcagagggattgaatttaagagccgtgaggtgatgatgcagctgtacaaaaccttggtcaggccacatttggagtactgcgtgcagttctggtcgcctcattttaggaaggatgtggaagctttggaaaaggtgcaaaggagaattaccaggatgttgcctggaatggagagtaggtcatacgaggaaaggttgagggtgctaggccttttctcattagaacggagaaggatgagggggcgacttgatagaggtttataagatgatcaggggaatagatagagtagacagtcagagactttttccccgggtggaacacaccattacaaggggacataaatttaaggtaaatggtggaagatataggggggatgtcagaggtaggttctttacccagagagtagtgggggtatggaatgcactgcctgtggaagtagttgagtcggaaatgttagggaccttcaagcggctattggataggtacatggattatggtagaataatggagtgtagattgatttcttcttaagggcagcacggtagcattgtggatagcacaattgcttcacagctccagggacccaagttcgatttcgacttgggtcactgtctgtgtggagtctgcacatcctccccgtgtgtgcgtgggtttcctccgggtattccggtttcctcccacagtccaaagatgtgcaggttgggtggattggccatgataaattgcccttagtgtcaaaaattctaagattaacctcggacaaaagttcggcacaacatcgtgggccgaagggcctgttctgttctgtatttctctatctatctatctatctatctaaaaggGTAGGGGTGCTCCCCATAGCATTGCAAGGCCTCTCCAATCCAATCCTGGTACCGTAAGTGTAGGTTAGTCGCTAACAGCtccaataagggggggggggggggttcgggtgaAACCACTTTCCCCAAAAACACGGGGACGCATCTGTCTCTGGAAGGCGCTGCGTGAGAGAATGGAAGAAAGAAATTAATCCGGAACTTCCAGAAgggaattgggaaaaaaaacttgAAGTGGGAAAAGATTTATAGGGTCAGGGAAAAAAGGagggaatgggactaattggagattcccaaagattcatagaatcactacaatgcacaaggaggccatttggcccgtcaggtTTGCTTCGACCCCCTGAAAGGGCACCCACAACCCAGGccctctcccccgccctatccccacaaccccaattaaccattggacactaaggggcaatttatcatggccaatccacctaaactgcacatctttggactgtgggaggaaaccggagcacccggaaggtggattggccaatgctaaattgcccatagatgtgcaggttagttgggggctatggggataggatgaggtagtgggcctaggtagggtgctctttcagtgggtcggtgcagacttgacgggctgaatggcctcctcctgcggcTTAGCAAATCTATGGTtcaaagaagaaacatcctctcctcgtCCACCCTGTGAATACCCCCTCAGGATCTCGCATGGTTCAATCACAGGGCTGACAGCGGGAGAgataggagaggagagggggtaggggaACGAAAGTTCAAGGGTGTGGGGAACAAGGGAGTAGGCAAGATGAGGGGGAAAAGGagaggattttgtttttttttataaatttagattacccaattattttttccaattaaggggcaatttagcgtggccaatccacctactctgcacatttttgggttgtgggggcgaaacccacgcagacacggggagaatgtgcaaactccacacggacagtgacccagagccgggatcgaacctgggacctcagcaccgtgagaaaAGGAGAGGATggcaggaggttgagaggagagggTAGAGGCCCGGGTAGAGGGCGGAGAAGAAGACTGAGGTCGAATAAGATTTAAGTTGAATTTACCGTATGATCCATCCATCACGTCCGGACTCGACATCACACTTTTGAAGTTGAACCGCTCCACGGACCCATTTTTTGTCTCCAACAGATGTGGCAGAGAGACAGCATTCTTGATAATGGGAGACACGACCGGCGGGGGCGACATCTCCCGGCTACTGTTGCGGCTCCTTGCGGGTGGCTTCCTGACGTTCCTCAGCGCCCGGACCAGCACGTTGGACTTGGCGCTCTCGCGCGCCTTCTCCCCGCCGTGATCGCTGAGGAAGGAGGTGTCGCCAAACACGTCTCCGCCCCGGCCCACGTGCATGGTGTGGCGGAAGTCCCCCAGCGGAGAGCTAATCATGTCGGTGGTCAGCTCGGCCTTGAGCCGCCGCTTGCCGTGCGTGCTGGCCACCAGGTTCTTAAAGACGGGCAACTTTCCAAAGCTCATTTTCTATCCGACCCGGTACCCGCTGCGTTTTATCTACTGAGCAAACGTGCGGGGACGGGAGACTGACATAGAGTTTGTGGCAGAGAATACGGCCTCGCCTAAGGCCCGACACATCAGCCCAACTTGAACCTTATCGCAGGAGACTCGTTGAGGAATGGCAACTTAAAAGTGACAATTAACCAATTTCCCTGACGTGTTTCTGGCGCAACAATGGTcctgaaaataaatttaaaatgtcaAATCATTTGTAGTGAtgagattttctttttttaaaaaccagagaATTAATTTTACACACTTCAGGACTCGAACGCTGGTGCCGTGCTGGGAGAGACAGCGCAGGTGGTCAGTCTGAAAGAGGACATTTTCTTTTCAAAGTGTCTTTCGCGATTGCTCGGGGGCAATCAAAAAGGTACAATCCCCTATCTTCATCCAGTTTCTAGTGTTAAGTGCGGGACTGGGGGCTGGTGTTTCCGCGGCAACGCTTCTCAGTTGAACTCCATCGGCAAGAAGGTATTGCCTGCAGGGGCTCCCGGACGAGGCGTAGAGCAATGGTCTCTTATTGGAGCCTCCCTGTCAATTAAGGGAAACAGAATCGTCCTTGTTCTTTTTTATCCTGGTTCACTGTCGGGGGTCGTTCAGCTAGGCCCGACTTCCTGGGCGCGGGAGCTTGGGCAGGAAATGCAAAGAAGTCACGTTTCATTCCTCGGGTCTCAGGATGTCCCTGAGCCGTGATGGAGCTGGAGGTGAACCCTGATGCGTAGCCAGTCTAAGCTCTCCGTGCACCGACCGCCCCCTCAATGGATGCCAAAAAACGATCAAAGAGTCCGGTCTTTGGAGAACTCCAGCTTTAGACTTCAAACGGCCTTGCCTGGAAACGAAACAGAAAACAGGCTCACTATCAATAGCAGCAAAAGGTGTCAAATCGAACAGCTTCACCTCTGGCGTATTAAATACCTGATTATCTCAATGCAAACCTTCCCGCTCGCTCGAGGCGAGACACTTTCATACCCATTGTCTGCAAACAAAAGGGACTTGCTCAAGCCTTGCATCTTTTTTGACTTACCCGGGGCATTGGGGATTCTAAAGATCCGCAACCacttgagtgaagacatttctcaatcctaaatggtcaGCCCCTTATCCCCAGactgtgcccccacccccaccccccccgcaaccccagtGTTTTAGACTCACTGACCAGCATGGACGTGTCTAATGGGAGGGCAGGAGGTGagagagaagatggagaggagaggGAAGTGGGCAGAGGGCAAGGCGAGGAGACGATAGGAGTTTGGAGCAGGAGAGCAGGCCTCAGTTTAACACTGCAGCCTAAATACTTCAGCACGTTCATGATCTTCGTTGACATGGACGAGGTTTAATTCTTtgataggatgtgggtgttgccctcCCCTAATTGTCCCCAAGCTGAGCGGCTCGCTGGCGCCACAGGGCAGTTgagagggggaggcggaggagaaaggaatagaaggataggaGACGAGATGAAAAGCGTTTCACGGGGAACGTAAACGTCAACATACAACGTGCAGCTGAATCTGTTGTTAAATCCTACGTGGGCATCTCCTAGCCAAGCAGCCAGGAGTTTGAAACCCTCCCATGAATTTTCcggatattttaaaatatattggaTTCTGTTTTGGGGAAGGGTCTCCCAGGGAAAGGCCTGCTTTTCAGGCCCGGAACCATGATGAGGAGGGGCTATTTCCTGAGACCTGCCCACCATCAACCTCCTCCCCCTGCGATTAAAATATCACAGGGCCCAAGGCCAAGGTTAATATTCTGTTTTACACGAACTTCCCACCTTTAAACCGCCCCCCCCAGGGGGAAACCGGCCTAGTTGCCAAGCCTGTGGTCAGCTCATCTTTCTCCCACTGTCTGTGAAGGACTGAATCACCTCTCATCACTGACGTGTCAGCCGCGACATCATTTTGCAGCATCAGGCAAGATTTCAGCCCATTGTACAGCCCCGGTATTTTAAGCCTTTCCAATACCAGCAGTCCGGCCTGCTCTCATGGCACAGGGACATCCGGATTGTCAACCAGGAAACCCTTCAGCCATTTTGAAATGGGCCCCCTCCATTAATTTGAaggggttaaaaaaaaataaccctGCGCTGGCATTATCTACCTTTCCGAGTGTTCGACAGGAGTGCTTCCTGCAGCCCTGGTGGGAGCGCTCAGTGACAACCTATGCAGGCTCCATGGTTGCCACGGCAATATTTGCCTGCAATGGGTCAtggggttagctcagttggccaggTGGGCAGAGAGCGGCGGGGAAAGATGCCAAAAAGCACTTGTCCAATCCCTGCTCCAGCTATGGTAGCTCATGGAGGCCTGCCTCCTGAACGTGGCCCAAACCTTGACGTGGAGGTGAGCCGTGTCACCGACTCTCTCTCTAACGGGGAGAGATGCCTGTGGTTCATCGCAGTCTGTGGTTAATTACCAATTACCAATGATTGACGTCCGGAACCCtaaacaaaaggaatatttaggggcggcacggtggcgcagtggttagcactgctgcctcacggcgccgaggtcccaggttcgatcacgaccctgggtcactgaccatgtggaatttgcacattctccctgtgtctgcagagGGTcttacccctacaacccaaaggtgtgcagggtcggtgattggccacgctgaaattgtcccttaattggaattttctttAAGAAGGAAGAATATTTAgcgggagagggtggtgtggtggtaatgtcactggacaaagaatgcagaggcccaggctaatgctctggggatacgGGTTTAATAAGTACACAGGCTGTCCATACTGAGCAAAATAAAGAACtaagatttatttacaataacggtaTATACATTTCCCGGAAATCCCTAAAGGGTCCCTCTCTCTGGTTggcgccttactggccgacctttttgACAACGCTGATTGCAGTTCCCTcacccctcagcaggggagctcatactccgtgCATACCAcggggtagtcaagaaagcatacagaatgcttgccttcattggacggggcattgagtataaaaactggcaagtcatgctacagttgtatagaatcttggtacggccgcatttggaatgtTGCGCAcaaatctggtcgccacattgccagacggatgtggaggctttggagagggtccagaggaggcgtaccaggatgttgcctggtatggagggtgttagctacgtGGCGAGGCTGAATGGACTCCGACTGTCTTCATtagaacggcggaggttgaggggcgacctgatagaggtctacaagattatgaggggcatgggtagagtggatgggcaggcactctttcccaaggtggaggggtcagtcacaaggggcataggtttaaggtccgtggggcacaATTTAGAGATGCGTGAGGCAGGTTTTTATGCAGTGGGTGGTGAGTGCCAGGGGAGGCtttggaagcagatatattaacaaAGTtctaaaggcatcttgacaaagacatggataggatgggtatagagagatacggcacaaggaagtgctgagggtcttggccaagggtggtatcatgaccggtagagGCCTGGAGGGccaagggcctgctcctgtgctgtattgttctttgttctctgaagGCAAATATTCCCACCCCATACATCCCACCGCGGCAGCTGGCAGcatgaataaaatctggaatgtaaagctagCCTCAGGAATGGTGACCAGGGCAACTATcgtcattgttgtaaaaacccatctggttcactgctgACCATGAGCGAAAGAAATATGCccacctcacctggtctggcctacacgtgactccagaccccacagcgatgtggctgactcttaactgccccccttgAAGCTAGCAAGCCACACAGTTCAAGGCcagtttttgaaaaaaatatatttttatgagggtatttgcaagtttttaaataacaataacagcgacatgaacatggtacaataaacatttccacccccatcgcAATCTTCACACagcccaaccataaaacaacagttcggccctctccccccaacaacccccctttggaattctgcgtctgctgacagtttaattttccccgggaaagtcgacgaacggccgccacctccgggagaacccgaccattgaccctcttacggcaaattttattttctcgagaccgagaaacccaaccatgtcactgacccaggtctctccactcggggggggggggcttcgagtccctccacgttaataagatccgtctccgggctactggggaggcaaaggccaggacgttggcctctttggccccctgaactcccggctcttccgacactccaaagatcgccagctccggacttggcaccacctgtgttttgagtaccgtggacatcgCCTTAgctctctaagcttcgggcatgcccaaaaaatGGGAGTTGAAGGCCAATTAAGGATGGGTGACAAATGCTGAGCTTGGAGACAACATCCCTTCACAGCACTTATAAAAAGACTTAGCCTCATCTCCGCCAGAAAGGTCATGGAAAGGCAGACGGAGTGCCGCCTTGTAAAATATTTAGGATgtaacattaaactgaggcctgtTCTGCTTGTCCAAATGAATGGAAAGATCAGCAGACTCTATCTGAAGAGTGGGGGGTTCTGGCATCCAGGACAATGCTCCTGGACTCGATAAACACCACCGATGTTGAAATTGCTGGTGTTTTTTTTGGCCTTGCTGCGCACAGATTGGCTGCTTTTTCTGCCTGCCTAACACTGACCGCCCATCAGAAATAATGGATTGGCTGTGAACCACTTTGAGACATTCCGAAGTTACGAGAAGACCCTAAGCGCTTTCTTTATTCCCGTTTAGAgaataggttggggggggggagaaatatgattaatatttaaaatatttaaaaaacgaTTAATCTCTGATTAATAAAAGCAAAGAAAACCAGATGCCagcgatctgaaataaaaactctgtgttctctattttgtattccacaccccccccccccccccctcccacccccccccccgcccagtctGCATCCTGTTCTCATTTTTCGCCTTCAGACAATGCTGGCCTTTATTCTGCTATTTACGCCTACTCTGGATCAATGCCTCGTTCCTTTACTACTGCCAGCGCCACTCTCTTTGCCTTTCGTTCCATGGCCATCTTTGGAATTCAATCTCCCTCAACCTCTAACCTATCCCTGATTGTCCATTTGTTTGTGCTTCCCCCGACCCTCCCGCCTTTTTCAACGACATAAAACCGTTATAACCtgtctgcttaccactggctggggattaatgacaatcccacaatcctttgggagtatgagcttccccaatgaggggggggggcggagaaatcattagcagactccctgcataaatagagctggccagtttggaaccatcagagagagagaagtgagcagcaagggacgtcgctgctgctgctgttgtatatataatgttattgtaaataaattttatttctttgtatcctgaaaactcgtgctggattcttcgtggcgcTCACTAAAAAAACCTTTCatgttttaagggcagcacggtggcgcagtgggttagcattgctgcctcacggcgccgaggtcccaggttcgatcccagccccgggtcactgtccgtgtggagtttgcacattctccccgtgtttgcttgggtcccaccccccacaacccaaagatgtgcatgctaggtggattggccatgctgaattgcccctgaattggaaaaaaatgaattgggtactctacatttgtTTACAAAAATAAAACCTTTCATGTTTTTGCCCCTCTTCAGCTCAAAGAAGACGTCccccggactcgaaacgttaactctgagctggattctcccggccCCGCCTGCCGCCGGCTCACCACGGGCGGGATGCGGACATTGACCTCGGGCTGGAATTCCCGGTCGCTGGGCGagcatggccggagaatcccgccctctgtttccCGCTCTACGGATGCAGCCatacttgctgag from the Scyliorhinus canicula chromosome 23, sScyCan1.1, whole genome shotgun sequence genome contains:
- the LOC119956572 gene encoding cdc42 effector protein 1-like, translated to MSFGKLPVFKNLVASTHGKRRLKAELTTDMISSPLGDFRHTMHVGRGGDVFGDTSFLSDHGGEKARESAKSNVLVRALRNVRKPPARSRNSSREMSPPPVVSPIIKNAVSLPHLLETKNGSVERFNFKSVMSSPDVMDGSYGLDSGFCTLPRWSRLDKPKENSIAADLEKTVDNADMMDFDLPRTDSLLSFNLDLGPSLMAEVLGSWQRRDLRQPRKDAHLREVQSGRFFRPGGFKWTPAKR